The Deltaproteobacteria bacterium genome contains the following window.
ATATGAGTGAGACGTTATTTAAAATTTTTCCGTTCAGTCGTTTTTGCGGCCCTGGCTATGAGATAATCCATGATCGGATAGATCATGGTGCCCGATATTCTTGTGAGAAAATAAAGCATTTTGGTTTCAAACCCGGGCAGGATCAGATATTTCCCGCGTGCAATATCCCGCAGAATGATGGCAGCCACCGATTCTGCCGACATGGCCTTGACATTTTTCGACAGTGCTTTGGTTACGTAAGGCTTTAATGCTTCCGCATTGACAAACATCGGTGTCTCTGTATCCGGTGGCAGTGCGACGGATACCCTGATACCCAGCGGTTTTACTTCGGCGCGCAATGTGTCGGAGAAACCCATCACGGCGAACTTGGAAGCACAATAAGCCGTATATCCAAAAACTCCGAGAAAGCCTGCAACCGATGATATGTTTATAATATGACCGGACCCCCGTTCAATCATCCCCGGCAAGACTGCCTTGGTGACATGTACGGTTCCATGATAATTGACATCCATCGTCCGTCTGAATATTTCCAGATCCAGATCCTGAACACAACCGGGATGCGAAACACCTGCAGAATTAATTACAAAGTCGGGGAGGCCCGCATCTCGACTCATCCGGTCTATGGCTTCATTGATCGAATCGGGATCCCGGACGTCGGCTGAAACCGCCCCGATATGTACGCTCGGATTGTTTTGAATGCTTCTGATGATTTCCAGGGCACTATCCAACGTTTCACGGTTCCGTGCCAAGAGATGAATATGGCACCCCTGAGTAGACAGGTTTTGAGCCAGCGCAAGACCGATGCCGCTGGACCCGCCGGTTATGAGTACCTTCTTACCCCGGAAAAAACTTTCAAATCTCATATCCGTTACCTCCATGCCCCAATAATACCCAGCAATTCAAGTAGGTTATTCATCACTACGGTCCTGCTGAAAAAATATCTTGACACAATCCGACTCATCTATTAATTAATTGAACGTTCATTTAATTAATTCTGAGGATATCATGGCACG
Protein-coding sequences here:
- a CDS encoding SDR family oxidoreductase — its product is MRFESFFRGKKVLITGGSSGIGLALAQNLSTQGCHIHLLARNRETLDSALEIIRSIQNNPSVHIGAVSADVRDPDSINEAIDRMSRDAGLPDFVINSAGVSHPGCVQDLDLEIFRRTMDVNYHGTVHVTKAVLPGMIERGSGHIINISSVAGFLGVFGYTAYCASKFAVMGFSDTLRAEVKPLGIRVSVALPPDTETPMFVNAEALKPYVTKALSKNVKAMSAESVAAIILRDIARGKYLILPGFETKMLYFLTRISGTMIYPIMDYLIARAAKTTERKNFK